The Plasmodium yoelii strain 17X genome assembly, chromosome: 8 DNA window GAgctaaaaataataaatgatacgaataaataaaaaaataaaaaaaataataaaaacgtATTGCCTACTATTTGTTATATACACTTATAATTGTGTATGTATTTTGTGGAAACGCTAGGCAAGGCGTACAatagattatatatatagtagatgtacatgttttataaaaaaaataataaataataaatggtaAATGATAAATGGTAAAATTAAAATGCTAAGTTATTGTCTCAATAGcacatttaaaaatattatacaaaaattgaTCTATTCATTGCTATGCCCATGGACATAAtgcttatttatatacacacacatTTGAATATAATCGCATAGATAACTATACAGAATCTTATAAATTGTATATActaatttgttaatataaataaatgatattaCAAATATAACCTGTACTTATGGGTTATACATACATGTGTGTGTGTGAATATGtgattaataaaataaaaatatattttagtaaaaaaaaaaataaaaaggaaaaacaaatttatatcaAATCAAGTTAAATAATCTGATATAGGAAAAagataaaacatttttaattcgttacataaaatatttatatgtatattacacaaaaataaatctaacatatataacaataattataaaaatggtatgtatatatataataataataataataatagtaataatagtaatataatagtaataataatagtaatagtaataataaaattgaaaagaTGATTTTTGTATACCACTCAGAATTGGAATGTATGTTTGATATGCGCTTATATAAAACACACGAGATGACTTATTAATTCAATtatgtattaaatattattaatttttttttgaaaatatataaaggaaatatttattaaatttcaAATATAGTTAacaggaataaaaataatgttaaaatGCACAgaagataatataataaactattttccaaatgttgaaaaaactatattttatcttttttgtttttattttataaaataattatatatatttttatttctgaCCAGACATacataaaatgtatatatttggaaatatacttatttatataaatatctaaacatattaacattttttactttgatttttttttttccttatttCAAATATACACCGATTTATTTTACCAATTCGAAACAACTTTATCCTATGCCTTACTTACACtccatttattatttttttcaaatataatttaactACAACTAAAAAGGGCCAATAATAACCtgaacaaattatatatacatacatatatacatacatatatatatatatatatatatatacatatacatacatatataaatatacacacAAAAGTGATGGACATACCCATCTATCCCTTTCAATGTTATTGACAAGAATGTTATAccctttttaaaatttggaaatattttatttaaagtataatttatgtgattattaattttttgtttttttaaaaaaaatattaatttaatttttaagtccctttatttttttttataaaattcaaaTACATGAAAACATATCTACGGATATACGTggacatataaataattaaataaataaataaataaataattaaataattaaataaatataaacatatacaatatatatatatgatgacacatatatatgttgGTGTAAATTATTTCCCATTTGTTTATAGGAAATATTACTACAGTTACTACTTAAAATATAGGATAacttaaaaatgtttttttttttttttttttttttttttttcgtattataatttataaatataaatatcattattaattaaaaataaaataacatacACAAAGACatgcaaatatatatgtgaataATTGTGTGTATCTTTCTTTTGCATTATTAttgatttataattttcattcaCATTATTTAATCAGCCATATATTTTACAtgcacatacatatatatattagtattgGTTATTCAATCCTTTGGTCTAAATTCTAATGCTtgtttttttacttttttttcatacGAATCTCTATCTTGttgatataataaaaatggctCTGCTTGTGCAGGAGAATTTGGATTAGGGTTATCAAGCAAATCCTAATTAAGGTTATAAAAAgtcgaaaaaaaatatgtagctatataaatgtatatattttttaccatATACTTAtcaataaatacaaaaaaaaaaaaaaaaatttatacttGTATTCCCAAAAGAATTTGTTTAATAGTGATTGAAGGCTTCCAATCTTCATCCTCATTTAAGATTGATAAGCACACAGTTCCTAAGGAGGGTATACACAAAAttggaagaaaaaaaaaaaaaaaatagctaatgaaaaaacgaaaaaatagCTAGCTGTGCATATATCCATACTTGAATGTATGACATCGAttttacttatttatttacttatttattttttgaataaataCCTGATGGATAAATATTAGGATGAAATAAAACTGTAGTAAATTTACACTTAGGGGGTTTACTTGGATAATCATCCGTAAATTCCATGATAATTGGAAACTCCCCACCTTCCCATAAACCTCCCTACAAGCAATAAACAGCAAAATaacaacaaaataataaacaacaaaataataaacaaaataataaacaaaataataaacaaaataataaacaaaataataaacaaaataataaacaaaataataaacaacaaaatgataaaacACCAGTTAACAAAAAGACATAAAATAGGAAAGCAATTGGTGGTAATGTATGACAGTACAATATTTTGTATTGttgtattatattcatttattttatttctttgtccatataatatataaaaataattaaaaaaaaaaaatatattaataatatatagataaaataatatttatacctTTTTTCCTGGTATTTTACATATCCATTTCATAATATCTAGCCCCTTACCATCACTCATGGGACTATATTTTGCTGAAAATCCAGCAGGGTGGTCTTTTCTCCATTCTGCTCTTTCTTGTGCTAACCTTTTTTTAGCAatagacattttttcatttaattatataaaaaaaattaataataataataatataaaataataatataatattaacttAAATGTtcttaaaaatttaatttaaagcCTATTtcttgtattattttttttataattattttttttatgaatttatttttcgtttataatatgttattttgtacaaaataattttaccTATTCaagtaaaatataaataaaaaaaaaaaaaaaaaaaaaaaaaaagtatgtatgtagtatatatatatattaaagcgGTAATGTATTTCACATGTACTACTTTTGGTTTTTTCAACGAATCTATAGATATtacttatatttatacaattattattaaaaacataataatttgtaaaatatttcaaaagaTATTATTCATTCagtttattttaaaataatcaAATGGAAATtttacgaaaaaaaaaaaaaaaaaaaaaaaaaaagtaaaaaatacatgtatttattaattaatcATAATGATATGAATCGCCAATacttttttctcttttttttttttttttttataagaaaaaagTGCATTCCTTAaccttttaaaaatatgtatatgtatattatccAAAGTAAACAGTTTAAATCAGatgtttaaataaatatacaaatattaaGTGTAAATTCAAAATACATGTCTAGCTatcttattttttccataaaaaaaaaattataaaaaaatatttaaagtattataataaatagtgAAATGTAATAAGAATTATAAGAACCTTATTTATTCTCTATTGAACTTGAATATCTTTTTgtcaaaaattattaattccttatcatattattataatttttatgaataatatatatattatgtacaaTTCGAATTAATTTGCATAtgcttaatatatttaaatacttGTAAAATACTACCAAtaatgattttatttttttcttgatTTTCCATAAAATAGAGAATAATACTTTAGGGAATAATTTGGGATTGTTGCATATgttaattaattatatttaaataaatgtgtatGACATTTATGTACATATAGATATTAACTAATATTgcaatgcatatatatgaacATTCCTATTGGTGATATagctttatataatatttaactTTTTCACTAAAGCagaattaaaataaaaaatattaccttcattatgtaaaaattataGACAATATTAAACAAGAAAAGGGgatttatacatatgtatgtatgtatgtgtGCCTATATATTTTGGTAATACtatttatgaataaaaaaaaaattaaaaaaaatccgACAACTATACATAATCCATATGagagaaaataatatagaaaatagtATACATTAAAAAGAAGACATACTATATGCGCatatgcaatatatttatataatacacacataaaaaaatattattataatattataatattataatattaaaatagtatatattcagcgattttaaaaatacattttacccatatttaaagaattttttttttttttttttttttaaatttaaaaaaagaatttgcattttttatgaTGGCAACACATGTCTTAATTAATTTGGAattccaaaaaatataatttatattcaaaaGATAATTcagataataatatttttgtctTTTGATTGAAGAAATAGAGACATAAGTTAGTTGCGTAAGTCGCCAATTGAATAACACAGTTTAGCTACTTGGCTAGCCaaaaggagaaaaaaaaaaaaaaaaaaaaaaaaaaaaaaaaaaaaacagtaGACGACAATGAACTCTTTCTTTGAAGATGATACACAAGAAGAAGAAAAACTTCTTCAAGAAAtcataaaagaaaaaagtgaTGAAATtccatatattattaaagaaATAGCATGTTCTGAATTAAGTTcaaatgggaaaaaaaatatgggaGTGGGAATAAAAACAGCTTTAAAGGATGAATGtgcaataaaaaatgaacaaggggatgtagaaaataataaaaaaaatataaataattgtaCAGAATTTAATAACCCAAACAAAtcatatgataataatactaatttGGGAAATGAAATaagatataataatgaatatatattaaaagttaaactaaatacaaatattttcccatttcatataaaaaaaaatggaaaaataaattcagatatattttttataccaTATATAAGTGAAGATAATAAAGATGTcataacaaaatatacatataattatgactattatgatatatatccACAAAATGTTGAGCTaactaataaaaattttcatgcaaataaaagaaaagatGTCGATTCATCAAGTCATGCCACTTTGGTAAAATGCAAAAAGGAGCATCTAGATAAAGAAGatgaaaatggaaataaaaatggaaataaaaatggaaatgaaaatgaaaatgaaaatgaaaatgaaaaaagcaATTTCCAAAAATTTTTGGTACATTTTAGAGGACGATTGTTTATTGGaagtaatataaattattctttttttaatatccaAACATTTTTAGCAACTTTAAGCAATGAGGATCATACAACTAGCGAAacacaaaataatttatgctatgttaataaaaaaataaaaacttataataatatacctAATGCTACTTATTGGAAGCAAGATGAATATCCCGATATATCTGATTCAAATATCCAAAAACTTcaaatgttttttatttctcaATCGATAGTTAATTATGACAAAGAATCCCAACTTAAGGCACATGAGGGTGAACTCATATTTTAACTCCAAATTAATTCTCAAAAAgtcaagaaaaaaaaaaaaaaaaaaaaaaaaaaacaaccaTATGCAAtccacatatatatacaaatttataatgTCATCTTTGAAGGTATTCCACCcaatcgttttttttttcactttttttatgGCGATTCaatttatttcaatattttcgTATATgcattaatttataaaatcaatCATTATTTTGGGGGGAACAAATCCAATCTGTATACAGAGCTAGCGTTTTGGGGgataaataaatgtttttttttaaaattttatccTGAACATGTTCATTTAAAAATTCAATGTTATGCTTAAATGTgtgcattttttttgaaattataTTATGACCATGgtcataattttcattaaataaatttatttttttttggtttatatgtataatgtCACACAGGTAGGATCCTAATATATCCGATTTTATATTCAATTCGCTAAaactatttattaaaattagcGCATCTTTCATGTCGTAGataagaaaataattttctatattcATTGAATTAGTCTTGTTTTTActttcgattttttttagCATTATTTCTTcgcttttttttaatactaattcaattaaattatttttttttttatattttccaaaaACATATGCAGAAAGAGAAAGATGATGCATATTTGCATTGtctaataaattttttaaataaatttgaaataaattaaatatatcctcattataaatatttagtTTGGCATAgtaatacattatattaCACAAAGTTGATATGTTCATTTTTCGTATGctcaaaataattttagaatttattttgtccattaaatttttattatctttacaataattaaaattatcatttcTTAATTTTGAGATTCCActtaatataaaacaaagtTGTTGGTCATCACATgaaagtatttttttttctatttctttaaatatgtttgaaatataatctatattttttatttttaatttcatatatCCATTAATTACCAGTGATAAATGTCGAATTGTTaagaaatttatatttttatctatttgttcacaaattatttttaaaaattctgTAGACACATGAAAAGGAATTCTACAACATGAATTAACTATCAATGATAAAGATTGTGGAttcatattttcaatttttttgcTTATTTCTAATAATAGTGTATCAAAAAATTGTTTCaaaatttctttattttcacttttttctattatattatcataacACTTATCcatttcattttctatatgTTCGTTATCATAATATTTGTCTGCTTCATTTTCTATGTCATTCATCCAATTAGtgtgttcatttttttcatcaatatttatattagtCGATATATGGTTATTTTGGCTAGTTGGGCTATTTTGGCTAGTTTGGCTAGTTTGACTAGTTTGGCTAGTTTGACTAGTTTGGCTAGTTGGTCTATTTTGACTATTTTCTGGTTCCTCGTTTTGcaaagtattttttttataattttcattatcgATTTTAAGATTAACAGAAATTTGGTTCATATCATTTGTCACTGATATATCGTCATCATGTATAATGTTTGTTATTTTTCCTGTCTTTTTGAAATTACAAATTTGTTttgataaataatttttattattgtttgatatgaatattttgtttaagTTGGGGTCGTCAGGTTTTAAGAAATCTGGAGACGGTTTAATTATTTGagataatgaatttaataaCATTACTAAACCTTGAGAAGAACATGTATCTTTATAGTTATcaaaattttgtataaaatatattaacagcTTTAAGCTCATATAACGATATGTTTTATCATTACAATGTTTTGTATATGCATTTAAAATAACAATGATTGGaaatgaattattattaatttgaatttttaatatacgAGATAATgcaatttcaaaaaaatgtttatcaaaataatttaaattatttaaggCTTGACATATGTGTGCAAAAGATAATAAAtctgttttatttatttctttatattttattttttctataaatttgtaaattatttttatatctctATATCGTACTTTAGAATATGAATAAAGTATTCTTCCAATTTCTTTTGAATTAAAactattataaattttatcagCTCTTTCACTTAATCTTTCCCATGTTATTTTATCAAATGGTCCTTCATTTGAAACCCTTTCAAAAATGTTTGTAATTCTACTATGACCCATCCATGGGATACCTGCTAAGGTATCATAGGAAACATATCTCTTACTTTCAAAAAaggataaatatatatttttatctcttTTTAGGAATTTTATTAATCTTATACTATTATATCGTATCATTGTTAAGGAAACTTTGTTCCTCTTTTTTGAGCAGGGGGAGGCAGCTATTTTCTCATTTCCCAAAAAcgtggaaaataaaaatgacgaaaaagaaaaagaaaacgaaaaataaaaagaaaacgaaaaataaaaagaaaaatataatgagaaaaataacgaaaaatataacgaaaaaataatgagaaaaataaaagcaaAGCCAAAATAGTGTATCCAAAATAGTGTATCCAAAATAGTATATCCAAAATAATGTACCAAAATAGTGTAGCAAAGATTGCGTATCTTGATTGGCCAACGGCGCTCATTATTCAGCATGACGTTgcagttttttttttgccaagtttgaaaaaaaaaatgaaaaaatattttaagcaCGAACTCTTCCCATTTAACCATCTAATGAACACGCAAAAAGTGGCCAATTTTGAGAATGAAAAAATGGCCAATTTTgcgaatataaaaaatggcCAATTTtgagaatataaaaaatggcCAATTTTGAGAATGAAAAAATAGCCAATTTtgagaatataaaaaatggcCAATTTTgcgaatataaaaaatagccAATTTTGAGAATGAAAAAATAGCCAATTTTGAGAATGAAAAAATAGCCAATTTTGagaatgaaaaaatgtttgtATGCTGCACATGTGCCTCTACATATTAGttttaaagaaatatattaacatttttaatgaCTCGATTttcccaaaaaaataaaaccaaaTATATCATATCACATATCATACCACATTATGTCATGCTACATTATATTGCATGTGTGAAGGACGGTCATACAATCTGTTCAggtatttttaaattgtttaatttttaataggTTTCAATATTTCAACGTTTTAAAGTTTTTTCATAATCTCTCTCTTTCCAAAGGAGATGTAATCATCACAAATCAAAATGTCATATAAGCcatgaaataataatatatacaaagtgggaaagtaataaaaaaatatgaaaatgtttatttgaactatgtataattataaatggAAAATGATTTTAGCATCACACATGTATGTAATACATGCATAggtatatctatatatacatgcataggGACTATTAccttattataataatagtataaaaatataataaaatttatgtaatgtttttttataatgtgTTAAATAAACAATGAAAAGgaaatgttaatatatttaattcagATATAGTAAGTAGAGACataaattttgaatattttttttttattttttttttttgaatattttttatttttttatttttttttattttttatttatttgtcaGTTTTTCGTTGATTCTCCCAATCATAGTAATCCTCAATACTTCCTATAGAAGGCATGTTTTGCATTATCTCATTGGGTTTATATGCTAAAACAAGCATACCAGATAATTGAACAAAGACATTTTTTAGGTAATCTGCAGATACACCAAATCGACATGTATCTTTTAATATGTTTGCATAACATTCTACATATCTTAACATTTCAAAATATTCAGATTGTTCTTCAAATAAGGTTCTACTATAATAATTAGATGCATTTCCTTCAAATTGTATAGGACCAGGATTACAAGAACTATCTTCCATCTGCCATTTTTGCAAAGCTATTTTTAAACTTCTATATGCTTTTCCATTTAAATCAACAGGAGCACTAGGTATAACTGGTAGATCTCCTTTAGATGCACTTTTTAAAGATTTACTTCCTTGGCCtcttaataatattttcataagtGAAATAAATGGAATTGCAAATAATTTCCAATCTTTTACATTACCACATAAACCTCTAATTGATACAATATAACCAGTTAACCCACTTTCAATAACTATCGAAGCTGCATGACCATATGCATATGCTAATTTACAATCAAATTCTGATGGTAATGATGATCTTCCTTGATAACCAAAAAAATGAGTTAATCCCATGAATACTCCTGAATATTTTCCTTTTGCTTTTCTTTGATGTAATTCTTCTTTAACcatttgtaataataattgttCTGTTTCTAATTTTTCAAAACGCATAGATCTTAAATCAACATGTAATAATtctttaattataaattgtGGGAATGTTTTAATTAATGCTAAACTCCATGGTGTTAATTTTGATATCCATGGTGAttctttttcaattttttcatttgatAGATTAACCAAATCATTTCGTGCTTGTATTAATTCTCCTTTTTCAGATGcttcatttaatatatcacTTATTtctgttaataatattttcatatgtGGTAAATGCATTAATAATGCATCTGGAATTAGAACCGTTCCATAATTTTTTCCTAATTCTGCTCTAGCACATACTACATCAGCTATATCTTGAACAACTCTCCATAATGTTTTATCAGCTGCTCCATATTCTTCTGCAATTATTACCATATTTGGATGTGTTTGTAATGCACATTCTAAAACTTCATGAGATGGTGAACGACCCATTAATCTAATAAAATGCCAATACTTTGGCATACTAACAGCATCTGTAAGAACATTACCAATTAAAGATGCATAAACTTTAGTACTACTATCAAAACCAACACATGTTTCAATTAATTCATGAATCAAATTATTAGAACCCGTTAATGGTATTCCAACAACAGAtgtatgaatttttttttctaaaaagtATTCAGCTAATAATGCTGCTTCTGTTATTGTTACATTTGAACCTGGCATTACTAAACCATTTAATTGTAATTTAGATACTGTTTCACAAACTTTATTTCTATTCTCTTCATCAAATAATGAATGTTCTGGAGAATTTCCTGTTAATTCTAAACCACCTTGATTTAAATGTTTGGctatattttcatcatttattattacatatttattacttAATAATCCATATAATCCATAAAATGCTATACATACaccttttaataattttagtCTTCTATATAAACCACATAATACATTCATTGCACCTGGAGATTGCCtagataaaaatacaattccgatttttatttcaaaagaTATAGGCGTTGCATATTTATCATGAAAGATTTCTTGTATTtgaaatttattttcatatgaCATGTTTGGATAGtttgataatatttgtttttgtGTATAGGGAtcatttgatatatattgtttCCCTGCTCTAACTTTTGCTTTTAAATCGGAACATAATTCAGGTAATTCTAATTTATTATACAAACGTGATGTTTGCAATTCAGACATACAGCCTAATGATTTATAACCTGACTGGTGCTGtacttctttatttttttctccatttttttctccatttttgTCGCCATTTTCTTTGCTTGGCTTTCCAGAAATTACAGTATCCTCAGTTTGGCCACTATTTCCTTTAGTTGTAGAttcaataattatatttaattcatcAGAATTTTGACATAATAATTCATCTTTTTCAGGTATCTTAACAGTATAACATCTTGAATTGCTTAAGTAGCCATTAAATTGTATTGGCCCGGGAGATCtatataaatcatataaAGACCATAAGCTTCTAACTTGTTTTAAAACATTAAATAATGGACTGTTTAAATCtactaaatatttttttacagc harbors:
- a CDS encoding SUMO-conjugating enzyme UBC9, putative, which translates into the protein MSIAKKRLAQERAEWRKDHPAGFSAKYSPMSDGKGLDIMKWICKIPGKKGGLWEGGEFPIIMEFTDDYPSKPPKCKFTTVLFHPNIYPSGTVCLSILNEDEDWKPSITIKQILLGIQDLLDNPNPNSPAQAEPFLLYQQDRDSYEKKVKKQALEFRPKD
- a CDS encoding ribonuclease H2 subunit C, putative, producing MNSFFEDDTQEEEKLLQEIIKEKSDEIPYIIKEIACSELSSNGKKNMGVGIKTALKDECAIKNEQGDVENNKKNINNCTEFNNPNKSYDNNTNLGNEIRYNNEYILKVKLNTNIFPFHIKKNGKINSDIFFIPYISEDNKDVITKYTYNYDYYDIYPQNVELTNKNFHANKRKDVDSSSHATLVKCKKEHLDKEDENGNKNGNKNGNENENENENEKSNFQKFLVHFRGRLFIGSNINYSFFNIQTFLATLSNEDHTTSETQNNLCYVNKKIKTYNNIPNATYWKQDEYPDISDSNIQKLQMFFISQSIVNYDKESQLKAHEGELIF
- a CDS encoding heptatricopeptide repeat-containing protein, putative; amino-acid sequence: MIRYNSIRLIKFLKRDKNIYLSFFESKRYVSYDTLAGIPWMGHSRITNIFERVSNEGPFDKITWERLSERADKIYNSFNSKEIGRILYSYSKVRYRDIKIIYKFIEKIKYKEINKTDLLSFAHICQALNNLNYFDKHFFEIALSRILKIQINNNSFPIIVILNAYTKHCNDKTYRYMSLKLLIYFIQNFDNYKDTCSSQGLVMLLNSLSQIIKPSPDFLKPDDPNLNKIFISNNNKNYLSKQICNFKKTGKITNIIHDDDISVTNDMNQISVNLKIDNENYKKNTLQNEEPENSQNRPTSQTSQTSQTSQTSQTSQNSPTSQNNHISTNINIDEKNEHTNWMNDIENEADKYYDNEHIENEMDKCYDNIIEKSENKEILKQFFDTLLLEISKKIENMNPQSLSLIVNSCCRIPFHVSTEFLKIICEQIDKNINFLTIRHLSLVINGYMKLKIKNIDYISNIFKEIEKKILSCDDQQLCFILSGISKLRNDNFNYCKDNKNLMDKINSKIILSIRKMNISTLCNIMYYYAKLNIYNEDIFNLFQIYLKNLLDNANMHHLSLSAYVFGKYKKKNNLIELVLKKSEEIMLKKIESKNKTNSMNIENYFLIYDMKDALILINSFSELNIKSDILGSYLCDIIHINQKKINLFNENYDHGHNIISKKMHTFKHNIEFLNEHVQDKILKKNIYLSPKTLALYTDWICSPQNND
- a CDS encoding ATP-dependent 6-phosphofructokinase, putative, coding for MEKHKEKEGNPVQGKDTEMLNCLMQKLTSKNFLEEKEGKNRFYLVENKDVKIKKLKEHGHSASLNDNLSPLQYERIKYKPTLPKALANEYQILDEDFGDEFINKNDYEEIKKFFKSIDNLPMINVKETNNNELFKGGNVLKIGIILSGGPAPGGHNVISGIYDYAKRYNEESQVIGFLGGIDGLYSKNYVTITDNLMNKFRNLGGFNMLWSGRGKVRNKDDLLAIENIVIKLKLNGLVIIGGDGSNSNAALIAEYLKERNIPISVIGVPKTIDGDLKSESIEISFGFDTATRTYSEIIGNLCTDVKTGNNVYHVVRVMGRSASHVVLECALQTRPNIVLIGEEVEKDKVPLKKIINNIVDVILKRHDLNKNYGVILLPEGLIEFIPEIKILIEELNIILKTSNPSEPFDASKLKESRDLWNFLPQIIKDQLLLDRESTGYIQVGKVATERLIINLVESELAKLKNVNLNIHFMAHYLGYEGRCALPSNFDSNYCYSLGYNAALLIDHKKTGYMSIIRNLKNSYEDWIPAGIPFLRIMHVCKDNFGKEYPAVKKYLVDLNSPLFNVLKQVRSLWSLYDLYRSPGPIQFNGYLSNSRCYTVKIPEKDELLCQNSDELNIIIESTTKGNSGQTEDTVISGKPSKENGDKNGEKNGEKNKEVQHQSGYKSLGCMSELQTSRLYNKLELPELCSDLKAKVRAGKQYISNDPYTQKQILSNYPNMSYENKFQIQEIFHDKYATPISFEIKIGIVFLSRQSPGAMNVLCGLYRRLKLLKGVCIAFYGLYGLLSNKYVIINDENIAKHLNQGGLELTGNSPEHSLFDEENRNKVCETVSKLQLNGLVMPGSNVTITEAALLAEYFLEKKIHTSVVGIPLTGSNNLIHELIETCVGFDSSTKVYASLIGNVLTDAVSMPKYWHFIRLMGRSPSHEVLECALQTHPNMVIIAEEYGAADKTLWRVVQDIADVVCARAELGKNYGTVLIPDALLMHLPHMKILLTEISDILNEASEKGELIQARNDLVNLSNEKIEKESPWISKLTPWSLALIKTFPQFIIKELLHVDLRSMRFEKLETEQLLLQMVKEELHQRKAKGKYSGVFMGLTHFFGYQGRSSLPSEFDCKLAYAYGHAASIVIESGLTGYIVSIRGLCGNVKDWKLFAIPFISLMKILLRGQGSKSLKSASKGDLPVIPSAPVDLNGKAYRSLKIALQKWQMEDSSCNPGPIQFEGNASNYYSRTLFEEQSEYFEMLRYVECYANILKDTCRFGVSADYLKNVFVQLSGMLVLAYKPNEIMQNMPSIGSIEDYYDWENQRKTDK